AGACGTCGCGGAACTCCTCCGTCGTCACGGAGTCGTATCCGTACTGGGCCCGAAGCGCCGCGAGCGACGCGAAGAAGTCCTCGTCCCCGAGGACGTGCCGGAGCATGTGGACGACCCACGACGCCTTGTTGTAGGTGAGGTTGTGATCGAAGATCCTGCCCCAGTCGCTCAGATCCGGAACATAGATGGTGCCCGGGCCGAAGAACTGGTTGTAGCTCAGGTCCTGATGGTAGGCCTCCATCCCTCCGTTGGCTTCCGCCCAGATCGCCTCGCTGAAGGTCGCGAGCCCCTCGTTGATCCATATGTGGTGGAAGTCCTTGCAGGTCACCATGTCGCCCCACCACTGGTGGGCCAGCTCGTGGGCGGTGATGTACTCGATGAAGACACCAAGGCTGGTGCAGGTCTGGTGCTCCATCCCGCCGCCCCAGGGGAACTCCGCGTGCCCGTACTTCTCGTCGAGGAAGGGATAGGGGCCATAGACCTCGGTGTAGGCGGCGAGCATGTCCTTGACCAACGCATTGGTCGGCATCGCCTCCGCGACGTGATCGGGGAAGATGAAGAACTTGATCTCCATCGAGTCGGTCGGGGAGTGATGGAAGTAGTCCGAGTAGACGGTGAAGGGGTGGATCGCCAGCGAGACCAGATAAGTCGCGATCGGATGCTTCTCCCTCCAGCGCGTGATCGCCTGGGCCCCGTTGTCCGTGGCCTCGACGAGCGATCCGTTGGAGGCGGTGATGAGCCCGGTCGGCGTGACCACTCGAATCCAGACCGAGTCGGCCTTGTCGTGCGACCAGTCCTTGCAGGGCCACCAGGTCCGAGCCCCGAAGGGTTCGCTCAGCGTCCAGATCATCGGTTGCCCGTTGTGGGCGTCCCACCCGAAGGCGCCTCCCGGCTCTGGGTTGCCGCTGTAGGAGACGGTCACCTCGATCAGTTCGTCCGTCGCATAGGGGCGATCGAGGTTCACGGTGAGGAGATCGGCCGTATGGCTGTAGGTGGCCGGAGTCCCGCCTGATGTGACCGAGCTGACGGTCATGAGGTTGTCCAGATCGAGATCGAGGGTCGTCAGCGGACCGGCGACGACCTTGACCCGGGCGTCGACCGAGCCGGTCAGGGTCGATGTCGCGGGGTTCAGATTCAGATCCAGATCGTAGAAGATGGCATCATACGCGTCCTGATTGGGGGTCTGCCTCCCCTCCATCTTCCCCAGGCGTTCGTAAACCCGCTCATACATCTTCGTCTTGTGGAAGGCGAGGTAGGGGGCCGTGTCCCGCTCATCGAGGATCTGCCCCTGCCAGCCCGCGCGCGTCGGAGGGTAGTAGACCGGGTCCGCGAGCGCTTCGATCGAGGCGCCGCATGTGATGGCTGCGAGCACGAGCCAGGCGAGGATGAGGGTGCGCCGGCCGTCAGAGCTGCGGTCCGCTCGGCGTAGCATGAAGTCTCCTTCCGATGGTTGCGTGCGATCCGCCTGGGTCCACCTGTGCCGGTGGTCCGGCCGATCGAAAAAGCACGGGGAGCGGAGCCTCGCTTGGACGGCGAGCCCACACTCCCCCCTTACCACCCGATTCTAGCACAGCCGCCCTTGACCGCTCCATCGCAGAAGAAGATCATGGGCGGGATTTCCGGCAGATCTCTCGGAACCAACCCCGAGCGATTCCTGTTCACAGACGAGGATTCCTCTCCCAAGGAGAAGCAAAGATGACAGAGAGTCGCAGATCTCGCCTGCGCTTCGTGATCGGTCCGCTCGCCTGTCTCGCGATCGCGGCCCTCATCGCCGGATGCGGCAACAGCAAGACCGGCGCGGGCAGGCAGGCGGAGCAGGGCAAGAGCGCCCCGGCCGCCTCGGCGGAGGCCCAATCCTCTGCCCCGTCAAGCCCGGCGCCATCGACTATGGACCAGAAGGAGGCAGCACCCGTGTCGGATGAGAAGGTGGTCACGACCGCGTCCGGACTGAAGTATGTGGACATGGTCGCCGGCGAAGGCGCGTCCCCGGCGCGGGGACAGAGGGTCGTGGTGCACTACACCGGCTGGCTCGCCGATGGAAAGAAGTTCGACAGTTCCCTCGATCGCGGCCAGCCGTTCAAGTTCATGCTCGGACAGGGGCAGGTGATCAAGGGGTGGGATGAAGGCGTGGCCACCATGAAGGTCGGCGGCAAGCGCAAGCTCATCATCCCCCACCAGCTCGCCTATGGAGAGCGCGGATACCGGGGCGCCATCCCTCCGAAAGCGGAGCTGACCTTCGAGGTTCAGCTCCTTTCCATAGAGTAGCGGCGCCGCTCAAGGAGAACTGAAATGCGCCGGAGGAGCTGGGCCATCCCGGCCGCGGTCCTGCTGGTTCTCGCGATCGTCACGCTCGTCTGGATCAGGCGCGCGGGTCGCGATGACGCTGCCCTCTATCGGACCGAACCGGTTCAGAGGGGAGACGTGCGCCTTCAGATCACCGCGACCGGAACCCTCAACGCGATGACGACGGTTCAGGTCGGAAGCCAGATCTCGGGGACGATCGACGCCCTTCACGCCGACTTCAACAGCCAGGTCAGGCAGGGGCAGCTCCTGGCCCAGATCGACCCGACATTCCTGAAGGCGCAGGTCGCGCAGAGCGAGGCCGATCTCGAGAGAGCCGAGGTCGCCAGGCGGCAGGCGGACCGCGACTACGCCCGCCAGACCCCTCTGCGCGAGCAGGGGCTCGCATCCCAGGCCGAGATCGACGCCGCCGAGACGGCGCTGGAGGCCGCGCGCGCCTCGGTCAAGTCGGCGGAGGCCGCGCTCCAGCGGGCGAAGACCAACCTCCGCTACGCTACGATCCTCTCTCCGATCGACGGAATCGTCGTCTCGCGCAACGTCGATGTCGGGCAGACCGTCGCGGCATCCCTTCAGGCCCCCACCCTCTTCACCATCGCCAACGATCTGACCCGGATGCAGCTCGAGGCCTCCGTCGATGAGGCCGACATCGGGCTGGTCGAGCTGGGGCAGACCGTCACCTTCACGGTCGATGCCTACCCGGAGAGGGTCTTCCGGGGGACGGTCGAGCAGATCCGCCTCTCGCCGAAGACCGACCAGAACGTCGTTTCCTACACTGTGATCGTCCATGTGGCGAATCCGGAGCAGAAGCTCCTGCCCGGGATGACCGCGAACGCCACCTTCCAGGTCGCCGAGGCCTTGGGCACCCTCATGGTCCCCGCCGCCGCGCTGCGGTTCAGACCCGGCTCATCCGAGCGGACCCGCCCCGGGACGCTCCATGTTATGGACAACGGCGGTCGCCTGAGGAGGATCTCGGCGCGCCCGGGGATCAGCGACGGAACCTACACCGCCGTCGCCTCCGATTCCCTCTCGGAGGGGATGCAGGTGGTCGTCGGCCTGAACCGCGCGGGCGGATCGATGGCCGCGCAGGGCACCGTCAACCCGTTCGCTCCGGGGGGAACGCGGCGTGACCGCAGATAGCTCCCCCATCATTCGAATCCGCGATCTGGTCAAGATCTACGGCGAGGGGGAGAGCCGCGTCGTCGCTCTCGCCGGCGTCTCTCTCGACGTGGCGCCGGGCGAGATGGTCGCCGTCATGGGAGCCTCGGGAAGCGGCAAGTCGACGCTCATGAATATCCTCGGATGCCTGGACCGGCCCACGTCGGGCTCGTTCCTCCTCGCCGGGGAGGATGTTTCCCGCTTCAATCGCGAGGAGCTTGCCGATATCAGAAACCGCCGCATCGGTTTCGTCTTCCAGGGATTCAACCTCCTCGCGCGCACCAGCGCCCTCGAGAACGTAGAGCTGCCCCTTGTCTATTCGTCCACGC
This genomic interval from Candidatus Eisenbacteria bacterium contains the following:
- a CDS encoding FKBP-type peptidyl-prolyl cis-trans isomerase, which codes for MTESRRSRLRFVIGPLACLAIAALIAGCGNSKTGAGRQAEQGKSAPAASAEAQSSAPSSPAPSTMDQKEAAPVSDEKVVTTASGLKYVDMVAGEGASPARGQRVVVHYTGWLADGKKFDSSLDRGQPFKFMLGQGQVIKGWDEGVATMKVGGKRKLIIPHQLAYGERGYRGAIPPKAELTFEVQLLSIE
- a CDS encoding efflux RND transporter periplasmic adaptor subunit, whose translation is MRRRSWAIPAAVLLVLAIVTLVWIRRAGRDDAALYRTEPVQRGDVRLQITATGTLNAMTTVQVGSQISGTIDALHADFNSQVRQGQLLAQIDPTFLKAQVAQSEADLERAEVARRQADRDYARQTPLREQGLASQAEIDAAETALEAARASVKSAEAALQRAKTNLRYATILSPIDGIVVSRNVDVGQTVAASLQAPTLFTIANDLTRMQLEASVDEADIGLVELGQTVTFTVDAYPERVFRGTVEQIRLSPKTDQNVVSYTVIVHVANPEQKLLPGMTANATFQVAEALGTLMVPAAALRFRPGSSERTRPGTLHVMDNGGRLRRISARPGISDGTYTAVASDSLSEGMQVVVGLNRAGGSMAAQGTVNPFAPGGTRRDRR